A window of the Pogona vitticeps strain Pit_001003342236 chromosome 4, PviZW2.1, whole genome shotgun sequence genome harbors these coding sequences:
- the PPARD gene encoding peroxisome proliferator-activated receptor delta isoform X1, whose translation MCSKMLALLLFIWNGWVIVSATHKESVIPIKLWACSPKAGVEAKLLCHMHGLYANRSNSGVFQSQYMFHAASDSSSCHWRDLANCTLKASGEVGRFCYGMQADSSSFQIPVSCRPLHTNVDSHSDRSITHNGLCNVALISAALWKPGAPLHLRAIVGTQNVKVPEDQLQLSLISPSGNNITRLIVDWKLQEWELKGTDLFRQGPPDWVIPIEGTHCDQKTSSIRFKFYGHIAITEEISEQGLYRVELYSQNKTILTFNPLITDLLTLYQMRNPIVGSHVLKLDQVEQIIMNPQTSLKEVQIHFQGLNVSQRIPECAPFLEVSHRGWMEWVKMWEGTHHGERVKRELKDWLGALGAGVSVIDAANIEVLANKLSYSTKQIGKLTAPLTKSLLQLTEQPRAISKVLPVWEAIIENDSTLIVSGIQSLQNNVSLALACEQAQAVTQNIVMAMIREAKAGKIPMEVNNLIRPELTPGEIALEAWWRLLNASYDSCQNMLRLFIITVEATQIISIYPVVPLGFQIEKDLVMYSRDSNRWAHLTDGAWQTVNIQGCVKRENLGFVCDDNSLEEHHECFSPQLVNNSHCSFDVIQEDTSTVVYTGKGCICVRTPCEFVIINGLVIQPMLPYINRCFCNISVIVGCDFQFRVPVWTVQHMKTYPSLYREISPISLGLGLPTLKNLLSHPSLKQELLKLKDMGENAALEIQHSNQEIAKIVATVKSAGNHAWWEVLLGWSPSSNGVLNIALHPIVVILIFQVVLVIGLLLLVGWMKRQKHKLCDLEDQIRATRERL comes from the coding sequence aTGTGTTCCAAGATGTTGGCTCTGCTATTGTTCATCTGGAATGGATGGGTGATTGTTTCTGCTACACACAAGGAGTCTGTCATCCCTATCAAGTTGTGGGCCTGTTCACCAAAAGCAGGAGTTGAAGCAAAGTTGCTGTGCCACATGCATGGATTGTATGCCAACAGATCCAACTCTGGAGTGTTCCAGAGTCAGTACATGTTTCATGCTGCCTCAGATTCTTCCAGCTGCCACTGGAGAGATTTAGCCAATTGTACCCTCAAGGCCAGTGGTGAAGTTGGACGTTTTTGTTATGGCATGCAGGCAGACAGTTCAAGTTTTCAAATTCCTGTTTCTTGCCGACCTTTGCATACAAATGTGGACTCTCATTCAGACAGAAGCATCACCCACAATGGTTTATGTAATGTTGCCCTTATTTCTGCTGCTTTATGGAAACCTGGTGCACCACTGCACCTAAGAGCCATCGTTGGGACCCAGAATGTGAAGGTTCCTGAAGATCAGTTGCAGTTGTCTTTAATTTCACCATCTGGAAATAACATCACCCGCCTAATTGTTGACTGGAAATTGCAAGAGTGGGAGTTAAAAGGAACTGACTTATTTAGACAGGGCCCTCCTGATTGGGTGATACCAATAGAGGGAACACACTGTGACCAGAAAACATCTTCTATTAGGTTTAAATTCTATGGACATATAGCTATCACAGAAGAAATAAGTGAACAAGGCTTGTACCGGGTAGAACTGTactctcaaaacaaaacaatacttaCTTTTAACCCACTGATCACAGACCTTCTCACCCTCTACCAGATGAGAAATCCCATTGTTGGGTCCCATGTGTTGAAACTGGATCAGGTTGAGCAAATAATCATGAATCCTCAGACTTCCCTTAAGGAGGTGCAGATTCACTTTCAGGGCTTGAATGTGTCACAAAGAATACCTGAATGTGCTCCATTTCTTGAAGTCAGTCACAGAGGTTGGATGGAATGGGTTAAAATGTGGGAAGGAACACATCATGGAGAAAGGgttaaaagagaattaaaagatTGGCTGGGAGCCCTAGGTGCTGGGGTTTCAGTAATAGATGCTGCTAACATAGAAGTGTTAGCTAATAAACTTTCATATTCCACCAAACAGATAGGGAAATTGACTGCCCCATTAACCAAATCTCTGTTACAGCTCACAGAACAACCACGAGCTATTAGTAAAGTGCTTCCAGTCTGGGAGGCGATTATAGAAAATGACAGCACTTTGATAGTCTCTGGAATCCAATCCCTCCAAAATAATGTTTCTTTGGCTTTAGCGTGTGAACAGGCCCAAGCAGTTACACAAAATATAGTCATGGCAATGATTCGAGAAGCTAAGGCAGGAAAAATTCCCATGGAGGTAAACAATTTAATTCGGCCAGAACTCACTCCTGGTGAAATAGCTTTAGAGGCTTGGTGGAGGTTGCTAAATGCATCTTATGATTCCTGTCAGAACATGCTGCGACTATTCATAATAACTGTTGAAGCCACCCAAATTATTTCAATCTACCCTGTTGTCCCCCTGGGATTCCAAATTGAAAAGGATTTGGTCATGTATTCCAGAGACTCCAATAGATGGGCACATTTGACAGATGGTGCCTGGCAAACAGTTAACATTCAGGGTTGTGTAAAAAGGGAAAACTTGGGTTTTGTATGTGATGATAACAGTTTGGAAGAGCACCATGAATGTTTTTCTCCCCAGCTTGTAAATAATTCTCATTGCTCTTTTGATGTCATTCAAGAAGATACTTCTACTGTTGTATATACAGGGAAGGGATGCATTTGTGTAAGAACGCCATGTGAGTTTGTAATTATTAATGGTCTAGTAATTCAACCTATGCTGCCTTATATTAATCGTTGCTTTTGCAATATTAGTGTGATTGTAGGATGTGATTTTCAATTTCGTGTGCCTGTTTGGACTGTGCAACATATGAAGACTTATCCCTCTTTGTATAGAGAAATCTCTCCTATTTCTCTTGGCCTTGGCCTTCCTACTCTGAAAAATCTGCTTTCTCACCCATCCCTCAAGCAGGAGTTGTTGAAACTTAAAGACATGGGTGAAAATGCGGCCTTGGAGATTCAGCACAGTAATCAAGAGATTGCTAAAATTGTGGCTACTGTTAAATCAGCTGGAAACCATGCCTGGTGGGAGGTGCTTCTTGGATGGTCACCAAGCTCAAATGGTGTTCTGAATATTGCCCTCCATCCCATTGTGGTGATTTTAATCTTTCAGGTGGTATTGGTGATTGGCTTGTTGTTATTGGTTGGATGGATGAAACGGCAAAAACACAAACTTTGTGATCTAGAGGACCAGATACGTGCCACCAGAGAAAGGTTGTGA